A region from the Gemmatimonadales bacterium genome encodes:
- the pgsA gene encoding CDP-diacylglycerol--glycerol-3-phosphate 3-phosphatidyltransferase, whose translation MWTLPNIITIVRICFTPIIALLPFIEGYWPKLIALVVFIIAAVSDVFDGRLARSRKQVTNLGILLDPIADKLLLFATLIPIYWISRQRHDFYDIPIWGSIPLWVCLLLIGRELAMTWFRWWAKQRGVVIPAGGAGKLKTVIQNIFIGATIAWFAFRDARKPLGWEHSRWAEYWNEFHGGFVAVTLAVATLLTVYSFAVYLYRNRGLFSGR comes from the coding sequence ATGTGGACCCTGCCCAACATCATCACGATCGTCCGGATCTGTTTCACCCCGATCATCGCGCTGTTGCCGTTCATCGAGGGCTACTGGCCGAAGCTCATTGCGCTCGTCGTCTTCATCATTGCCGCGGTGAGCGACGTCTTCGACGGCCGCCTCGCCCGCTCGCGCAAGCAGGTGACCAACCTCGGCATCCTGCTCGATCCCATCGCCGACAAGCTGCTCCTCTTCGCGACGCTGATCCCGATTTACTGGATCTCGCGCCAGCGGCACGACTTCTACGACATCCCGATCTGGGGCAGCATTCCGCTCTGGGTGTGCCTGCTGCTCATCGGCCGGGAGCTGGCGATGACGTGGTTCCGCTGGTGGGCCAAGCAGCGGGGCGTCGTAATCCCGGCCGGCGGCGCCGGCAAGCTCAAGACCGTCATCCAGAACATCTTCATCGGGGCGACGATCGCGTGGTTTGCGTTCAGGGATGCAAGGAAGCCCCTCGGGTGGGAGCACAGCCGGTGGGCGGAATACTGGAATGAATTTCACGGCGGCTTCGTGGCGGTGACGCTCGCGGTGGCGACGTTGCTCACGGTTTATTCCTTTGCGGTCTACCTGTACAGGAACAGGGGGCTGTTTTCAGGGCGATAG